One window of the Rhodococcus sovatensis genome contains the following:
- a CDS encoding 3-oxoacyl-[acyl-carrier-protein] synthase III C-terminal domain-containing protein — translation MPGGGAYEATHPSADRNPFFTMQGREVFRSAVGHMAESSRAALARAGWSADQIDWIVGHQANERILHAVGDQLDVDRTKLVINLHEVGNTSAASIPLALIHGATTGAITAGDRLLLTAFGGGTTWGSAALSWPAIDVDVPVLVPSLSTTGEAHVSREDSRVSEGRHREPSRERRPA, via the coding sequence GTGCCGGGCGGCGGAGCTTACGAAGCCACCCATCCCTCCGCTGACCGAAACCCGTTCTTCACCATGCAAGGCCGCGAAGTGTTTCGCAGCGCGGTCGGTCACATGGCGGAGTCGTCTCGCGCGGCGCTGGCCCGGGCAGGATGGTCTGCCGACCAGATCGATTGGATTGTCGGACACCAGGCGAACGAACGAATTCTGCACGCGGTCGGCGATCAACTCGACGTCGACCGAACCAAGTTGGTGATCAATTTGCATGAAGTGGGCAACACCTCTGCCGCGTCTATTCCGCTCGCCCTGATCCACGGAGCGACGACGGGTGCCATCACGGCGGGTGACAGGTTGCTGCTGACCGCGTTCGGAGGCGGGACGACGTGGGGTTCGGCGGCACTGTCCTGGCCGGCCATTGATGTCGACGTCCCCGTACTCGTTCCCTCACTTTCCACGACAGGAGAAGCACATGTCTCGAGAGAAGATAGTCGCGTATCTGAAGGACGCCATCGAGAACCGTCTCGAGAACGTCGACCTGCCTGA
- a CDS encoding acyl carrier protein, with amino-acid sequence MSREKIVAYLKDAIENRLENVDLPDDPVEAGTRFDELGLDSLNLVELALLVERDLTVVVTDEELANLETVSAAAEHISTSIDDGAPTAAVQG; translated from the coding sequence ATGTCTCGAGAGAAGATAGTCGCGTATCTGAAGGACGCCATCGAGAACCGTCTCGAGAACGTCGACCTGCCTGACGATCCGGTCGAGGCTGGGACCCGTTTCGACGAGTTGGGACTGGATTCGCTCAACCTCGTCGAGTTGGCGCTTCTCGTCGAAAGAGACCTGACGGTCGTGGTGACCGATGAAGAACTCGCTAACCTCGAGACTGTCTCCGCCGCGGCGGAACACATCAGCACGTCGATCGACGACGGAGCTCCGACCGCAGCGGTTCAGGGGTGA
- a CDS encoding AAA family ATPase, with the protein MRIAIVGSYGNGKTTLSTALADRLGIPRVHATPMALGEGALRTSLEECDDHQLVQLVSRRLIERVTAESSARDAGFVSDGSVLHEFVYADTRLRFGLHPDSADAVPTDAVSPESTALGAIAKEVVAYAEQTYDMVIAVPNERPLVDTPPPISEPFRSILDASMLNLLRKFGLPYVGVAGDETDRLKQAVDRLGILMCDS; encoded by the coding sequence GTGCGAATCGCGATCGTCGGCTCGTACGGCAACGGCAAGACCACTTTGTCGACGGCACTGGCCGACCGTCTCGGAATCCCGCGCGTTCATGCCACCCCGATGGCTTTGGGAGAGGGCGCCCTGCGCACCTCGCTCGAAGAGTGCGACGACCATCAGCTGGTTCAACTTGTCAGCCGTCGGCTCATCGAACGCGTCACGGCCGAATCGTCGGCGCGCGACGCCGGGTTCGTTTCCGACGGCTCGGTGTTGCACGAGTTCGTCTATGCCGATACTCGACTTCGATTCGGCCTACATCCCGACAGCGCGGACGCCGTTCCGACTGACGCCGTTTCGCCGGAGTCCACCGCCCTCGGCGCCATTGCCAAAGAGGTCGTCGCGTACGCCGAACAGACCTATGACATGGTGATTGCCGTTCCCAACGAACGCCCCCTGGTGGACACCCCGCCTCCGATCAGTGAACCGTTTCGCTCGATACTCGACGCGTCTATGCTCAATCTGCTCAGGAAATTCGGCCTCCCGTACGTCGGGGTCGCGGGTGACGAGACCGACAGGCTCAAGCAGGCGGTTGACCGACTCGGCATACTGATGTGCGATTCATAA
- the catC gene encoding muconolactone Delta-isomerase: MLFAVKMDVALPQDLDADVRADTLAREKAYSQQLQRDGEWVSIWRLVGQYSNLSIFEVRDNERLHEILWNLPLFQYMSIDVTPLAQHPSDISAV; encoded by the coding sequence ATGCTTTTTGCCGTGAAGATGGACGTCGCGCTGCCGCAGGATCTGGATGCGGACGTACGAGCCGACACTCTCGCCCGAGAGAAGGCGTACTCCCAGCAGCTGCAGCGCGACGGCGAGTGGGTCAGCATCTGGCGACTCGTCGGCCAATACTCCAACCTCAGCATCTTCGAAGTGCGGGACAACGAGCGACTCCATGAGATTCTATGGAATCTACCGCTGTTCCAATACATGAGCATCGACGTGACCCCGCTCGCCCAGCACCCGTCGGATATTTCTGCGGTGTGA
- the catA gene encoding catechol 1,2-dioxygenase: protein MSIDHAPSTDSATEVATAAASGANATQRFTSDKQAAAHTPPERVSLLARQVLSAVHETVREHKVTYDEYNALKAWLINVGQTGEWPLFLDVWVEHVVEEVAGESREGSKGTIEGPYYVPDAPELGSAAILPTRDGEKGTPLLFQGQVRGVDGTPLPHAVIEIWHADADGFYSQFAPGIPEWNLRGTVTTDDQGQFWIHTMKPAPYQIPTDGACGNLISAAGWHPWRPAHLHLKVAADGYQQITTQLYFPGDAHNDDDVANAVKPELILDPHDVDGGQEVTYDFVLDKD from the coding sequence ATGAGTATCGACCACGCCCCCTCGACAGACTCGGCTACCGAAGTGGCCACCGCGGCCGCTTCCGGCGCGAACGCCACCCAGCGCTTCACTTCCGACAAGCAGGCGGCTGCCCACACTCCACCCGAGCGCGTCAGCCTGCTTGCCCGCCAAGTTCTCTCAGCCGTCCATGAGACGGTCCGCGAACACAAGGTGACGTACGACGAATACAACGCACTCAAGGCATGGCTCATCAACGTGGGCCAGACCGGTGAATGGCCGCTGTTCCTCGACGTCTGGGTAGAGCACGTGGTCGAAGAAGTGGCCGGCGAATCCCGCGAGGGCAGCAAAGGCACAATCGAGGGCCCGTACTACGTTCCGGACGCTCCTGAGCTGGGTTCGGCCGCAATCCTGCCCACCCGCGACGGCGAGAAGGGCACCCCGTTGCTGTTCCAGGGACAGGTGCGCGGCGTCGACGGCACCCCGCTGCCGCATGCCGTCATCGAGATCTGGCACGCCGACGCCGATGGTTTCTACTCGCAGTTCGCACCCGGAATCCCCGAATGGAATCTACGCGGAACGGTGACCACCGACGATCAGGGCCAGTTCTGGATCCACACCATGAAGCCAGCGCCATACCAGATTCCGACCGACGGGGCATGCGGGAATCTCATCTCTGCCGCAGGCTGGCACCCGTGGCGTCCGGCACACCTGCACCTCAAGGTCGCGGCCGACGGCTACCAGCAAATCACCACCCAACTCTACTTCCCCGGTGATGCGCACAACGACGACGACGTCGCCAACGCCGTCAAGCCGGAGCTCATCCTCGACCCGCACGACGTCGACGGTGGCCAAGAAGTGACGTACGACTTCGTACTCGACAAGGACTGA
- a CDS encoding mandelate racemase/muconate lactonizing enzyme family protein codes for MKIVAVDAIPYSIPYRKPLKFASGEVAAAEHVLVRVHTDDGVVGIADAPPRPFTYGETQRGVATVIETLFSPAIIGLTLVEREVVHAKLARTVGNPVAKSAVDMAIWDALGQTLDLPVTELLGGYTDRMRVSHMLGFDTPAAMVDEATRMRETYGIDVFKVKVGRRPIALDIAVVRALREGLGADTELYVDGNRGWTAAESARAMKEMSDLGLTLAEELCPADDVLGRRWLVQQLDVPFVADESATTPAEVTREILGGSATAVSIKTARTGFTTSQRTHHLCEGLGVDVVMGNQIDGQLGTACTVAFGAAFDLTSRRAGELSNFLDMSDDLLTESLEIRDGTLSVLPGSGLGVRIDPDKLAKYRTDQ; via the coding sequence ATGAAGATCGTCGCAGTCGACGCAATTCCGTACTCGATTCCATACCGAAAGCCGTTGAAGTTCGCCAGCGGTGAGGTCGCTGCGGCCGAGCACGTACTCGTTCGGGTACACACCGATGACGGTGTTGTGGGTATCGCCGACGCTCCCCCCAGGCCGTTCACGTACGGCGAGACCCAGCGCGGCGTGGCTACGGTGATCGAGACCCTCTTCTCCCCCGCGATCATCGGCCTCACCCTCGTCGAGCGTGAGGTGGTACATGCCAAACTTGCTCGCACCGTGGGTAATCCGGTAGCAAAATCCGCGGTGGACATGGCGATCTGGGACGCGCTGGGGCAGACACTCGACCTGCCCGTGACCGAATTGCTCGGTGGATACACCGACCGAATGCGGGTGAGTCACATGCTCGGTTTCGATACCCCGGCGGCGATGGTCGACGAAGCCACGAGGATGCGAGAGACGTACGGAATCGACGTGTTCAAGGTCAAGGTCGGCCGTCGACCGATAGCCCTCGATATCGCGGTCGTCCGAGCACTCCGTGAAGGCCTCGGTGCCGACACCGAACTGTATGTCGACGGCAATCGAGGCTGGACCGCCGCCGAATCGGCACGCGCCATGAAAGAGATGTCCGATCTCGGACTGACCCTCGCCGAGGAACTGTGCCCGGCCGACGATGTCCTCGGCCGACGCTGGCTCGTCCAGCAACTCGATGTCCCCTTCGTGGCAGACGAATCCGCGACCACCCCGGCCGAGGTAACCCGCGAAATTCTCGGCGGATCCGCAACCGCGGTGAGCATCAAGACCGCTCGCACCGGATTCACCACGTCGCAGCGCACCCACCACCTATGCGAGGGCCTAGGCGTCGACGTGGTGATGGGGAACCAGATCGACGGGCAGCTCGGCACGGCATGCACCGTCGCCTTCGGTGCCGCTTTCGACCTGACGTCGCGTCGGGCAGGCGAGCTGTCCAACTTCCTCGACATGAGTGACGACCTACTCACCGAGAGTCTCGAGATTCGGGACGGCACTCTCAGCGTCCTGCCGGGATCGGGACTCGGTGTTCGTATCGACCCGGACAAACTCGCGAAATACCGAACCGACCAATGA
- a CDS encoding LysR family transcriptional regulator: MELRHLYHFVAVAETRHFGQAATRLHLAQPALSQSVRQLEAELGVTLLARTTRQVSLTPAGEFFYRETLRNLDNLEQSARGVRRIAEGRYGLVRIGFTGTAAFDQLPPIARAIKQRLPGIALEIHGDLLTPAQVEGLRSEHLDVAVLRPPVAGDDLVLRKITTESLVLALPVDHRFSTEPALDVADLAYEDFVMYSDTHSVVNEAVVTSCRAAGFSPRREHEAPDTSVLLALVAAGLGVALVPESVRALQLNGVVFRDIAGASTIDLALAWHRDRPSALVDALVGALEDAEVLPRIESSVPTSELKDMS; encoded by the coding sequence ATGGAACTGCGGCACCTGTACCACTTCGTGGCCGTCGCCGAGACTCGGCACTTCGGGCAAGCCGCCACCCGGCTACATCTGGCTCAACCTGCGCTGTCTCAATCGGTTCGCCAGTTGGAGGCCGAATTGGGTGTGACGCTCCTGGCCAGGACAACCCGGCAGGTGAGCCTGACCCCGGCGGGAGAGTTCTTCTACCGCGAGACGCTCCGCAACCTCGACAATCTCGAGCAGAGCGCGCGAGGAGTACGAAGGATCGCCGAGGGCCGATACGGCTTGGTACGCATCGGCTTCACCGGCACGGCCGCCTTCGACCAACTACCTCCGATTGCGCGCGCGATCAAGCAGAGACTGCCCGGAATCGCCCTGGAAATTCACGGCGACCTGCTCACCCCGGCGCAGGTCGAAGGTCTGCGCTCGGAACATCTCGATGTTGCGGTGCTGCGACCTCCTGTTGCCGGTGACGATCTGGTGTTACGGAAAATCACTACGGAATCGTTGGTGCTCGCATTGCCCGTCGATCATCGGTTCTCCACCGAACCGGCGCTCGACGTCGCCGATTTGGCCTACGAGGACTTCGTCATGTACTCCGACACTCATTCGGTCGTCAACGAAGCTGTGGTGACAAGCTGTCGCGCTGCAGGTTTCAGCCCGAGACGTGAACACGAAGCCCCGGACACTTCGGTGCTGCTGGCACTCGTCGCGGCGGGGTTGGGTGTTGCGTTGGTTCCCGAATCCGTTCGCGCCCTGCAGTTGAACGGCGTCGTCTTCCGCGATATCGCCGGCGCGAGCACCATCGACCTTGCGTTGGCCTGGCACCGAGACCGACCGTCGGCACTCGTCGATGCGCTCGTCGGTGCCCTCGAGGACGCGGAAGTGCTGCCGCGTATCGAATCATCCGTTCCGACGTCCGAGCTGAAGGACATGTCATGA
- the benA gene encoding benzoate 1,2-dioxygenase large subunit, whose product MTEMLDHVQNRIDGAVIDDVAAGIYRANRSIFTDEEVFELEMKHIFEGNWIYLAHESQLPNNGDYFTVHMGRQPVVITRDKDGELHCLINACAHRGAMLCRRKTDNRTTLTCPFHGWTFRNDGTLLKVKDPDGAGYPDTFDVDGSHNLTKVPRFESYRGFLFASLNDDVSTLAEHLGDTVKVIDMLVDQSPEGLEVLRGSSSYTFDGNWKVQAENGADGYHVSAVHWNYAATTSRRNNGESKNTTKALDAGGWGKSGGGYWSYPNGHLCLWTWAANPQDRPLWDQMDSLKEKFGDAKGEFMVKGSRNLCLYPNVYLMDQFSTQIRHFRPIAPNKTEVTIYCIAPKGESKEARAHRIRQYEDFFNASGMATPDDLEEFRSCQLTFQATNAPWNDMSRGAEHWLTGPDPVAEALDMPGVISAGVKNEDEGLFPVQHGYWRKTLLSALDKQRAANSAPAAAQEV is encoded by the coding sequence ATGACCGAAATGCTGGATCACGTGCAGAACAGAATCGACGGAGCGGTGATCGACGATGTCGCGGCGGGCATCTACCGCGCCAACCGCAGTATCTTCACCGACGAGGAGGTGTTCGAGCTCGAGATGAAGCACATCTTCGAGGGCAACTGGATATACCTCGCCCACGAGAGTCAGCTCCCAAACAACGGGGACTACTTCACCGTGCACATGGGTCGTCAGCCCGTCGTGATCACCCGAGACAAGGATGGCGAGCTGCACTGCCTCATCAACGCCTGCGCGCACCGCGGCGCGATGCTGTGCCGCCGCAAGACGGACAACCGCACCACTCTCACCTGTCCCTTCCACGGCTGGACGTTCCGAAACGACGGCACACTGCTCAAGGTCAAGGATCCCGACGGTGCCGGCTACCCCGACACATTCGACGTCGACGGATCGCACAACCTCACCAAGGTCCCACGCTTCGAGAGCTACCGCGGATTCCTCTTCGCGAGCCTCAACGACGACGTTTCGACCCTTGCCGAACATCTCGGCGACACCGTCAAGGTCATCGACATGCTCGTCGACCAGTCACCCGAAGGCCTCGAAGTGCTCCGCGGATCTTCGTCGTACACCTTCGACGGAAACTGGAAAGTGCAGGCGGAGAACGGGGCCGACGGCTATCACGTCAGCGCCGTGCACTGGAATTACGCCGCGACCACCTCACGTCGCAACAACGGTGAATCCAAGAACACCACCAAGGCGCTCGACGCCGGCGGCTGGGGCAAGTCCGGTGGCGGCTACTGGTCCTATCCCAATGGCCATCTGTGCCTGTGGACCTGGGCGGCCAACCCCCAGGACCGCCCGCTGTGGGATCAGATGGACTCGCTGAAAGAGAAGTTCGGCGATGCCAAGGGTGAATTCATGGTGAAGGGTTCCCGCAACCTGTGCCTGTACCCGAACGTCTATCTGATGGACCAGTTCAGCACTCAGATCCGGCACTTCCGGCCGATCGCACCGAACAAGACCGAGGTCACCATCTACTGCATCGCACCCAAGGGCGAGAGCAAAGAAGCGCGCGCACATCGGATCCGGCAGTACGAGGACTTCTTCAACGCTTCCGGCATGGCGACCCCCGACGACCTGGAGGAGTTTCGCTCGTGCCAGCTGACCTTCCAGGCGACCAATGCGCCGTGGAACGACATGAGCCGCGGTGCGGAGCACTGGCTCACCGGACCCGACCCCGTGGCCGAGGCACTCGACATGCCCGGTGTCATCTCGGCGGGTGTCAAGAACGAAGACGAGGGGCTGTTCCCAGTCCAGCATGGCTACTGGCGCAAAACCCTGCTGTCCGCTCTCGACAAGCAACGCGCAGCCAACTCCGCACCCGCTGCAGCACAGGAGGTCTGA
- the benB gene encoding benzoate 1,2-dioxygenase small subunit: MTATVVNTDTAQPASSRLITQTSIEQFLYREARYLDDREFEKWLTCYADDVEYWMPCWDDNDLLTEDPQTDISLIYYENKGGLEDRVFRIRTERSSATSIPEPRTSHNISNVEVIERRGDIVDVRFNWHTMYFRYKTIDPYYGTSFYTIDFSGDSPLIRRKTVVLKNDYIHHVVDIYHF, from the coding sequence ATGACTGCCACCGTCGTCAACACCGATACCGCGCAGCCCGCCTCATCGCGGCTGATCACGCAGACGTCCATCGAGCAGTTCCTCTACCGCGAAGCGCGCTACCTCGACGATCGTGAGTTCGAGAAATGGCTCACGTGCTACGCGGACGACGTCGAGTACTGGATGCCCTGCTGGGATGACAACGACCTGCTCACCGAGGATCCCCAGACCGACATCTCGCTGATCTACTACGAGAACAAGGGTGGGCTGGAAGATCGCGTGTTTCGCATCCGGACCGAACGGTCCAGTGCCACGTCGATACCCGAACCGAGGACCAGCCACAACATCAGCAACGTCGAGGTCATCGAGCGTCGGGGAGATATCGTCGACGTCCGATTCAATTGGCACACGATGTATTTCCGCTACAAGACCATCGATCCGTACTACGGAACATCGTTCTACACGATCGACTTCTCCGGCGACTCGCCGCTCATCCGGCGCAAGACCGTGGTGCTGAAGAACGACTACATCCACCACGTCGTCGACATCTATCACTTCTGA
- the benC gene encoding benzoate 1,2-dioxygenase electron transfer component BenC, with the protein MSHSVALSFEDGVTRFITCEEEQTVADAAYRSRINIPLDCRDGACGTCKALCESGEYDGGTYLDDALSQSESDEGYCLPCSMKPTSDLVLQIASTSAVAKTQAATHETVVTAVEKLSPTTVRLAVEAPAGGTLAFLPGQYVNITVPGSEETRSYSFSCVSGSDELEFLMKLTPGGLMSTYLSDTAAVGDKISFTGPHGSFFLREAQRPALLLAGGTGLAPILSILRTLAAESSTRPVHLVYGSSTDDDVVQLDELADLAGTLDSFTWDHCVSDPSTTAANKGYVTALLTDAHLNGGDVAVYLCGPPPMVEAVRTHFTEAGIEPTGFYYEKFAPSLAAAKESLGDETKSATEDVADDHRTTVDEPIDVSVDAKVVTTEQAADGAAWTPAFEARSIFGRAVFGPRVAEPLHPHSTGFSASEEVDTMRAIAGQRVAVAGSAADRSQLDDNSDLLLTPEAHSVAAQRIWTARDVQPLVERIPESVPASDSGSGYEIGEEHPSVHESDAVFEARRALELGALELVIGRLSSQQISGYRLLAETTTRYVDGDRFVDAAAYTETNAAFHDYLFTQTGNEHLLQAYRALGVKAAMEDVLRNATWCDPLCAQDHLDIVDAFEAGDRERARTLIADHADRSKATMKRAMHQSQTNKRPKFVSPGRFAGKIVLITGAAQGIGECVARRIAAEGGSLILADRSELVEQLTEEFHRDGVEAAPVIADLETWEGASSVVNAALAAHGRVDVSIHVVGGTIWAKPFAEYPPEQVEKEISRSLFPTLWSCRAVIPRMIERGAGTIVNVSSVATRGIHRVPYAAAKGGVNAITATLALEAAPHGVRVVATAPGGTDAPARRVARGPAPSTEQEKDWYQAIVDQTVESSLLKRYGTLDEQAAAICFLASDEASYITGTVLPVAGGDPG; encoded by the coding sequence GTGAGTCATTCTGTCGCACTGTCCTTCGAGGACGGCGTCACCCGCTTCATCACCTGCGAGGAGGAACAGACCGTCGCCGACGCCGCCTACCGGTCGCGGATCAACATCCCCCTCGACTGCCGAGACGGTGCGTGCGGAACATGCAAGGCCCTGTGCGAATCCGGTGAGTACGACGGCGGTACCTACCTCGACGACGCGCTCTCGCAGTCCGAATCCGACGAGGGCTACTGCCTTCCCTGCAGCATGAAGCCCACGTCCGATCTCGTTCTTCAGATCGCCAGCACCTCGGCGGTGGCGAAAACCCAAGCGGCGACGCATGAGACGGTCGTGACCGCCGTCGAGAAACTCTCTCCCACGACCGTGCGACTTGCCGTCGAGGCCCCGGCAGGCGGCACACTCGCCTTCCTCCCCGGCCAGTACGTGAACATCACCGTCCCAGGGTCCGAGGAGACCAGGTCCTACTCGTTCAGTTGCGTGTCGGGATCGGACGAACTCGAGTTCCTGATGAAACTCACACCGGGCGGCCTGATGTCCACCTACCTGAGCGACACGGCGGCCGTGGGCGACAAGATCTCGTTCACCGGCCCACATGGAAGTTTCTTTCTGCGCGAAGCTCAGAGACCTGCGCTGCTGTTGGCCGGCGGTACCGGGCTGGCCCCGATCCTGTCGATCCTGCGTACCTTGGCGGCCGAATCAAGTACTCGTCCAGTGCATCTCGTGTACGGATCGAGCACCGACGACGACGTCGTCCAGCTGGACGAACTCGCCGACCTGGCCGGGACGCTCGACTCGTTCACGTGGGATCACTGCGTCTCGGATCCCTCGACCACCGCTGCGAACAAGGGGTACGTCACTGCCCTGTTGACCGACGCACACCTCAACGGCGGTGATGTCGCGGTCTACCTCTGCGGTCCGCCTCCCATGGTCGAGGCCGTTCGAACGCACTTCACCGAGGCCGGCATCGAACCCACTGGCTTCTACTACGAGAAGTTCGCACCCTCGTTGGCAGCCGCGAAAGAAAGTCTCGGCGACGAAACAAAATCGGCTACCGAGGATGTGGCGGACGACCACCGGACGACGGTCGACGAGCCGATAGATGTATCGGTCGACGCGAAGGTCGTCACCACGGAACAGGCCGCCGACGGAGCTGCCTGGACGCCTGCCTTCGAGGCGCGGAGCATCTTCGGTCGAGCAGTATTCGGTCCACGCGTAGCGGAACCTCTACACCCGCACAGCACGGGCTTCTCGGCGTCCGAGGAAGTGGACACCATGCGCGCGATCGCGGGACAGCGCGTCGCGGTGGCCGGTTCGGCGGCCGATCGCAGCCAGTTGGACGACAATTCCGATCTCCTGCTCACGCCGGAAGCGCACTCCGTCGCCGCGCAACGTATCTGGACCGCCCGAGACGTCCAGCCGCTGGTCGAGCGCATTCCGGAATCGGTACCGGCGTCTGATTCGGGTTCGGGGTACGAGATCGGCGAGGAACATCCCTCGGTGCACGAGTCGGATGCGGTGTTCGAGGCCAGGCGCGCTCTCGAACTCGGTGCCCTGGAACTGGTGATAGGCCGGTTGTCGTCACAGCAGATCTCCGGTTACCGGTTGCTGGCCGAGACCACCACCCGCTATGTCGACGGTGATCGTTTCGTCGACGCCGCCGCATACACCGAAACCAACGCTGCCTTCCACGACTACCTCTTCACCCAGACGGGCAACGAGCATCTGCTGCAGGCTTATCGAGCCCTCGGAGTGAAAGCGGCGATGGAGGACGTGCTGCGCAACGCGACCTGGTGCGATCCGCTCTGCGCCCAGGACCACTTGGATATCGTCGACGCGTTCGAGGCCGGGGACCGTGAGCGCGCCCGGACACTGATCGCCGATCACGCCGACCGCTCGAAGGCGACGATGAAACGCGCTATGCACCAATCCCAGACGAACAAACGTCCCAAGTTCGTCAGCCCGGGCCGATTCGCAGGCAAGATCGTGCTGATCACCGGCGCGGCTCAGGGCATCGGCGAATGCGTCGCCCGAAGGATCGCTGCCGAAGGGGGATCTCTGATCCTGGCCGACCGATCCGAGTTGGTCGAACAGCTGACCGAGGAATTTCACCGAGACGGTGTCGAGGCCGCCCCCGTGATCGCCGACCTCGAAACGTGGGAAGGTGCTTCGTCGGTGGTGAACGCCGCACTCGCAGCACACGGACGCGTCGACGTCTCCATTCACGTCGTCGGCGGCACCATCTGGGCCAAACCGTTTGCCGAGTACCCGCCCGAACAGGTCGAGAAGGAAATCTCCCGGTCGCTCTTCCCGACGCTGTGGTCCTGCCGAGCCGTGATTCCGCGCATGATCGAACGTGGTGCCGGCACCATCGTCAACGTCTCCTCGGTCGCCACCCGCGGCATCCACCGGGTCCCTTACGCAGCAGCGAAGGGGGGCGTCAATGCCATCACTGCGACTCTTGCCCTCGAGGCGGCACCGCACGGTGTTCGTGTTGTAGCCACCGCTCCAGGCGGCACCGACGCACCGGCACGACGCGTCGCTCGTGGGCCCGCACCCTCGACTGAGCAGGAAAAAGACTGGTACCAGGCCATCGTCGACCAAACCGTGGAGTCCTCGCTGCTCAAACGCTACGGAACACTCGACGAGCAAGCCGCAGCGATCTGCTTCCTCGCCTCCGACGAGGCGTCCTACATCACCGGCACCGTACTCCCGGTGGCCGGCGGCGATCCGGGCTGA